Proteins encoded in a region of the Delphinus delphis chromosome 13, mDelDel1.2, whole genome shotgun sequence genome:
- the CLDN5 gene encoding claudin-5 has protein sequence MGSAALEILGLVLCLVGWVGLILACGLPMWQVTAFLDHNIVTAQTTWKGLWMSCVVQSTGHMQCKVYDSVLALSTEVQAARALTVGAVLLALVALFVTLAGAQCTTCVAPGPGKARVALTGGALYALCGLLALVPLCWFANIVVREFYDPTVPMSQKYELGAALYIGWAASALLMCGGGLVCCGAWVCAGRPDFGFPVKYSAPRRPTASGDYDKKNYV, from the coding sequence ATGGGGTCGGCGGCGCTGGAGATTCTCGGCCTGGTGTTGTGCCTGGTGGGCTGGGTGGGCCTGATCCTGGCGTGCGGGCTGCCCATGTGGCAGGTGACCGCTTTCCTGGACCACAACATCGTGACGGCGCAGACCACCTGGAAGGGGCTGTGGATGTCGTGCGTGGTGCAGAGCACAGGGCACATGCAGTGCAAGGTGTACGACTCGGTGCTGGCGCTGAGCACAGAGGTGCAGGCGGCGCGGGCGCTCACCGTGGGCGCCGTGCTCCTGGCGCTTGTCGCGCTCTTTGTGACCCTGGCGGGCGCGCAGTGCACCACCTGCGTGGCCCCCGGCCCGGGTAAGGCACGCGTGGCCCTCACGGGCGGCGCGCTTTACGCGCTCTGCGGGCTGCTGGCACTCGTGCCGCTCTGCTGGTTCGCCAACATCGTGGTCCGGGAGTTCTACGACCCGACCGTGCCCATGTCGCAGAAGTACGAGCTGGGCGCCGCGCTTTACATCGGCTGGGCCGCCTCGGCGCTGCTCATGTGCGGCGGCGGCCTCGTGTGCTGCGGCGCCTGGGTCTGCGCCGGCCGCCCCGACTTCGGCTTCCCGGTCAAGTACTCGGCGCCGCGGCGGCCTACGGCCAGCGGCGACTACGACAAGAAGAACTATGTTTGA